In the genome of Thermoanaerobaculia bacterium, one region contains:
- a CDS encoding fatty acid desaturase, whose product MDQDFLRSPHPPPHRERTQRILAAHPEVRQFIGLNPASFGIIAFGIALQLGLAFLLRSQSWWLVVGTAMLVGAFASHALWVMIHECTHNLLFRDPRWNTVAGIFANLPHILPSAVSFQRYHLKHHAYQGVYELDADLPNRWEARLVGHSPLGKAIWMLLFPIFQITRPPRLREIRPIDRWVVTNFLVQIGFDVAVWAWLGPKAFFYLLFSTFFGLGLHPLGARWIQEHYVFAPPQETYSYYGPLNTVAFNVGYHNEHHDFPSVPWNRLPRIRKAAPDAYESLVAHRSWSGLLYRFLTDPAVTLFSREVRVQRGAGESDATSA is encoded by the coding sequence ATGGACCAGGATTTCCTCCGCTCTCCCCACCCGCCGCCCCACCGGGAACGCACGCAGCGCATTCTCGCGGCGCATCCGGAGGTCCGGCAGTTCATCGGCCTCAATCCCGCGAGTTTCGGGATCATCGCCTTCGGGATCGCCCTCCAGCTGGGGCTCGCGTTCCTCCTGAGATCGCAATCCTGGTGGCTCGTCGTGGGGACCGCGATGCTCGTGGGCGCATTCGCCAGTCACGCGCTCTGGGTGATGATCCACGAGTGCACCCACAACCTGCTGTTCCGGGATCCGCGGTGGAACACCGTCGCCGGCATCTTCGCGAACCTCCCGCACATTCTGCCGAGCGCCGTTTCCTTCCAGCGGTATCACCTGAAGCACCACGCCTACCAGGGGGTCTACGAGCTCGACGCGGACCTGCCCAATCGGTGGGAAGCGCGTCTCGTCGGCCATTCCCCTCTCGGAAAAGCGATCTGGATGCTCCTCTTCCCGATCTTTCAGATCACCCGGCCGCCCCGGCTGCGGGAGATCCGGCCGATCGACCGGTGGGTCGTCACGAATTTCCTCGTCCAGATCGGATTCGACGTCGCGGTCTGGGCGTGGCTCGGCCCGAAGGCGTTCTTCTATCTCCTGTTCTCGACGTTCTTCGGTCTCGGGCTCCATCCCCTCGGCGCCCGATGGATCCAGGAGCACTACGTCTTCGCGCCTCCGCAGGAAACGTACAGCTACTACGGACCGCTCAACACCGTCGCTTTCAACGTCGGTTACCACAACGAGCATCACGACTTTCCCTCGGTGCCCTGGAACCGCCTTCCGCGGATCCGGAAGGCCGCGCCCGACGCGTACGAGAGTCTCGTTGCTCACCGATCGTGGAGCGGCCTCCTGTATCGCTTCCTGACGGATCCGGCCGTCACGCTCTTTTCGCGCGAAGTGCGCGTGCAGCGCGGCGCCGGCGAGAGCGACGCGACGTCCGCATAA
- the moaA gene encoding GTP 3',8-cyclase MoaA: protein MNPRDTLGRPLANLRVSVTDRCNLRCQYCMPERDYAWLPRRDILDFEELSALVDVFAECGVDRVRLTGGEPLVRRDLARLVRMIADKPAIRDLALTTNGILLAEQAAALRAAGLGRVTVSLDTLDANRFRELTRIDGHARVLAGIEETSRLGFGTLKIDSVVIRGVNDDELAALLEYGKKVGAEVRFIEYMDVGGATRWSSEKVVPRAEILGALARRFGPIRPEPAEGSAPAERFRLADGTVFGIIASTTAPFCRACDRSRLTADGLWYLCLYAARGMDLRAPLRAGASREQLKALIENTWRGRSDRGAEERFALRDRSPLLPANSLKRDPHLEMHTRGG, encoded by the coding sequence GTGAACCCCCGGGACACGCTCGGAAGACCGCTCGCGAACCTCCGCGTCTCGGTGACGGACCGGTGCAACCTGCGCTGCCAGTACTGCATGCCGGAGCGGGACTACGCGTGGCTGCCGCGGCGCGACATCCTCGATTTCGAAGAGCTCTCCGCGCTGGTCGACGTCTTCGCCGAGTGCGGTGTCGATCGCGTCCGGCTGACGGGAGGAGAGCCTCTCGTCCGCCGCGATCTCGCCAGGCTCGTCCGGATGATCGCGGACAAGCCCGCGATCCGGGACCTCGCGCTGACGACGAACGGGATTCTTCTCGCCGAACAGGCGGCCGCTCTTCGCGCCGCCGGCCTGGGTCGCGTGACGGTCAGCCTCGACACGCTCGACGCCAATCGTTTCCGCGAGCTCACGCGGATCGACGGACACGCGCGGGTCCTCGCCGGAATCGAGGAAACGTCCCGGCTCGGATTCGGCACGCTCAAGATCGACAGCGTCGTCATCCGGGGCGTGAACGACGACGAGCTCGCCGCGCTCCTCGAGTACGGGAAGAAGGTCGGCGCGGAGGTGCGCTTCATCGAGTACATGGACGTGGGCGGCGCGACGCGGTGGTCGTCGGAAAAGGTCGTCCCGCGGGCGGAGATCCTCGGCGCCCTCGCCCGGCGCTTCGGACCGATCCGTCCCGAGCCGGCGGAGGGCTCGGCTCCCGCCGAGCGTTTCCGGCTGGCCGACGGGACGGTGTTCGGGATCATCGCGTCGACGACCGCCCCGTTCTGCCGCGCGTGCGACCGCAGCCGGCTGACCGCCGACGGGCTCTGGTATCTCTGCCTCTACGCGGCGCGCGGGATGGACCTGCGGGCGCCGCTCCGCGCGGGCGCCTCGCGGGAACAATTGAAGGCGCTGATCGAGAACACCTGGCGCGGCCGCTCCGACCGCGGCGCGGAAGAGCGCTTCGCGCTGCGCGACCGTTCTCCTCTCCTTCCGGCGAACTCGCTCAAACGCGATCCGCATCTCGAGATGCACACGAGAGGGGGCTGA
- a CDS encoding formate dehydrogenase accessory protein FdhE, producing the protein MKSAIAESKAVRELNRRAARAESLAPGAPSAAEPLRFAAGLYRAQARAAESLETAHARRPLTGRLADDADAVLLPAAAIVRYAAKSGPDALSEEAGRRENDDPSTARSRLLAFWEGGRPSSEDYLSRAILRPYVELLRDLGIAPDRLHRRGKCPFCGGEPGIAARREGSLTEGARRMLGCALCGTEWLFERILCPSCFEEDPRKLPSFRDAGHPAVRIEACETCHRYVKSLDLSEDARPIPEVDDLVSIAMDLWAAEQGFTRIEPGLAGL; encoded by the coding sequence GTGAAGAGCGCCATCGCTGAGTCGAAAGCCGTCCGGGAACTGAACCGCCGCGCCGCCCGAGCCGAATCGCTCGCGCCGGGCGCGCCCTCCGCCGCCGAGCCCCTTCGCTTCGCGGCGGGGCTCTACCGGGCGCAGGCGCGCGCCGCGGAGTCCCTCGAAACCGCCCACGCCCGCCGGCCTCTGACCGGCCGCCTCGCCGACGACGCGGACGCCGTCCTGCTTCCCGCGGCCGCGATCGTGCGGTACGCCGCGAAATCGGGCCCCGACGCGCTGTCGGAGGAAGCCGGGCGGCGCGAAAACGACGATCCGTCGACGGCGCGATCCCGCCTTCTCGCCTTCTGGGAGGGAGGACGGCCGTCGTCGGAGGACTATCTCTCGCGGGCGATCCTCCGGCCGTACGTCGAGCTGCTGAGGGATCTCGGCATCGCGCCGGACCGCCTTCACCGCCGGGGAAAGTGTCCGTTCTGCGGGGGAGAGCCGGGAATCGCCGCCCGGCGCGAAGGCTCGCTGACGGAAGGCGCGCGCCGGATGCTCGGATGCGCACTCTGCGGCACGGAATGGCTGTTCGAAAGGATCCTCTGCCCTTCCTGCTTCGAAGAAGACCCGCGGAAGCTGCCCTCGTTCCGCGACGCGGGACATCCGGCGGTCCGCATCGAGGCGTGCGAAACGTGCCATCGGTACGTCAAGTCGCTCGACCTCTCCGAGGACGCCCGCCCGATCCCCGAAGTCGACGACCTCGTCTCGATCGCGATGGATCTCTGGGCCGCGGAGCAGGGCTTCACGAGGATCGAGCCCGGGCTCGCCGGGCTGTGA
- a CDS encoding hemerythrin domain-containing protein, whose product MERTRDGLLSVQRSLRSRFDDFRRALDRRDEPAYRFGLHDFHRCFCRWSDAAEKALLPALRRSDRGGPAPARELRPEWVQLRELTRFLTTQLDGHAPLSDVLGLADNLERRLSAHESGMERDYLPAAAPELTESEWKVLAEAAPEL is encoded by the coding sequence ATGGAACGGACGCGCGACGGGCTCCTCTCGGTCCAGCGGTCGCTCCGCAGCCGCTTCGACGATTTCCGCCGGGCGCTCGACCGGCGCGACGAGCCGGCCTACCGGTTCGGTCTCCACGATTTCCACCGGTGTTTCTGCCGCTGGTCCGACGCGGCCGAGAAGGCGCTCCTTCCCGCCCTGCGGCGTTCGGATCGGGGCGGCCCGGCTCCCGCGCGCGAGCTCCGGCCCGAGTGGGTGCAGCTCCGCGAGCTGACGCGGTTCCTGACGACGCAGCTCGACGGCCACGCGCCGCTCTCGGACGTCCTCGGCCTCGCCGACAACCTCGAGCGGAGGCTCTCCGCGCACGAATCGGGAATGGAGCGCGACTATCTTCCGGCGGCGGCGCCCGAATTGACCGAATCCGAATGGAAAGTGCTCGCCGAAGCGGCGCCCGAGCTCTGA
- a CDS encoding formate dehydrogenase subunit gamma has product MTTAKHPRPVDRAVIAAQSREDVVVGNEIVRHDRASRLIHWTVSLTFFLCLFTGMPIWTPVFGWMASLFGGLTVCRVIHPWTGAAFFLSTIVMFFYWLDDMHLEPGERKAWVSGGRAMRYMRYETDDTNVGKYNGGQKLQFWLVCLAALGLLLSGLMMWFPRAFPRLLMELAYVIHDVTFVLFAMLIVFHIYLGTAAEPGTFGSMTRGTVTKAWARLHHGRWYRDVTGEERHR; this is encoded by the coding sequence ATGACTACCGCCAAGCATCCCCGACCGGTCGACCGGGCGGTCATCGCCGCCCAGTCCCGCGAAGACGTCGTCGTCGGCAACGAGATCGTCCGGCACGACCGGGCTTCGCGCCTGATCCACTGGACCGTGTCCCTCACGTTCTTTCTCTGTCTCTTCACCGGCATGCCGATCTGGACGCCGGTCTTCGGCTGGATGGCGTCGCTCTTCGGCGGGCTGACGGTCTGCCGCGTCATCCACCCCTGGACCGGGGCGGCGTTCTTCCTCTCGACGATCGTGATGTTCTTCTACTGGCTCGACGACATGCACCTCGAACCGGGAGAGCGCAAGGCCTGGGTGAGCGGCGGCCGCGCGATGCGGTACATGCGATACGAGACCGACGACACGAACGTCGGCAAGTACAACGGCGGCCAGAAGCTCCAGTTCTGGCTCGTCTGTCTCGCCGCTCTGGGGCTCCTTCTCTCGGGGCTGATGATGTGGTTTCCGCGCGCGTTTCCGAGGCTCCTCATGGAGCTCGCCTACGTGATCCACGACGTGACGTTCGTCCTCTTTGCGATGCTGATCGTCTTCCACATCTACCTGGGGACCGCGGCGGAGCCGGGAACGTTCGGCTCGATGACGCGGGGAACCGTCACCAAAGCGTGGGCGCGCCTCCACCACGGCCGCTGGTACCGCGACGTGACCGGTGAAGAGCGCCATCGCTGA
- a CDS encoding phospholipase D-like domain-containing protein yields the protein MTPPRRFVSSLLTVSVLIAGGGCATLPNVSETMGEAPEGKAPDRIVSAKGLLSPATSKAIMERLERSVDPTDVVQRFTAVIESVTGTPAVKGNAVKLLIDGPATYAAMFAAIQAARVDIDLESYILEDDEEGRRFADLLMKKAAEGVPVHVIYDSLGSLGTAAAFFDRLRDAGIQVVEFNQTNPLKDHGKWGLLHRDHRKILVVDGKLAIIGGINISKVYSSSPSGTRKRKGAPVGWRDTDVQIEGPAAAEFQKLFLDTWRQQKGPSIPEQAELPVRNDAGTALVRALGSTPGETNRITFVAYVAAITFAQHSIHLTNAYFVPDDQILEAFEDAARRGVDVEIILPSITDAPAVLSAQRYRYSELLRAGVKIFERRNVVMHAKTAVIDGIWSTVGSTNMDYLSFLSNNEVNAVILSREFADEMEKAFARDRAASDPISWDKWRRRAEAEKVEEWVAHLFFRWL from the coding sequence ATGACGCCGCCCCGGCGTTTCGTTTCCTCTCTTCTGACGGTCTCCGTGCTGATCGCCGGCGGAGGCTGCGCGACCCTGCCGAACGTTTCGGAAACGATGGGCGAGGCGCCCGAAGGCAAGGCGCCCGACCGGATCGTTTCCGCCAAGGGGCTCCTGTCCCCCGCGACGAGCAAAGCCATCATGGAGCGGCTCGAGCGATCCGTCGACCCGACCGACGTCGTCCAACGCTTCACCGCCGTCATCGAATCGGTGACCGGCACTCCGGCGGTGAAGGGAAACGCCGTCAAGCTGCTCATCGACGGTCCCGCCACCTACGCCGCGATGTTCGCGGCCATTCAGGCCGCCCGGGTCGATATCGATCTGGAGAGCTACATCCTCGAGGACGACGAGGAAGGCCGGCGGTTCGCGGATCTGTTGATGAAGAAGGCCGCGGAGGGTGTTCCGGTCCACGTCATCTACGACAGCCTCGGCAGTCTCGGGACCGCGGCCGCTTTCTTCGATCGCCTGCGGGACGCCGGGATCCAGGTCGTCGAATTCAACCAGACGAATCCCCTCAAGGATCACGGGAAATGGGGCCTGCTCCACCGGGATCACCGAAAGATTCTCGTCGTCGACGGCAAGCTCGCCATCATCGGCGGCATCAACATCAGCAAGGTGTATTCGAGCAGTCCTTCCGGAACCCGGAAGCGAAAGGGCGCGCCCGTCGGGTGGCGCGACACGGACGTCCAGATCGAAGGCCCCGCCGCGGCCGAGTTCCAGAAACTCTTCCTCGACACCTGGCGCCAGCAGAAGGGCCCGAGCATTCCGGAACAGGCCGAGCTCCCGGTCCGGAACGACGCGGGCACCGCTCTGGTGCGGGCCCTGGGCAGCACGCCGGGAGAGACCAACCGAATCACCTTCGTGGCGTACGTGGCCGCGATCACTTTCGCGCAACATTCGATTCATCTCACGAACGCCTATTTTGTACCGGATGACCAGATCCTCGAGGCCTTCGAGGACGCCGCCCGGCGCGGCGTCGACGTCGAAATCATTCTTCCGTCGATTACCGACGCGCCGGCGGTGCTTTCCGCCCAGCGGTATCGATATTCGGAGCTGCTGAGAGCGGGAGTGAAGATCTTCGAGCGCCGCAACGTCGTCATGCATGCGAAGACCGCGGTCATCGACGGCATCTGGTCGACCGTCGGCTCGACGAACATGGATTACCTGAGCTTTCTGAGCAATAACGAGGTCAACGCCGTCATCCTGAGCCGCGAGTTCGCCGATGAAATGGAGAAGGCGTTCGCCCGGGACCGGGCGGCGTCCGACCCGATCTCATGGGACAAATGGCGGAGAAGGGCCGAAGCGGAAAAGGTCGAGGAGTGGGTCGCGCACCTGTTCTTCCGGTGGCTGTAG
- a CDS encoding ATP-dependent RecD-like DNA helicase encodes MRSPEGQAPPAPSDGVTGQVERVTFHSDESGFCVVKVSVRGRKELCTVVGTVPAVSVGEWLSATGQWTIDPRHGPQFKADQIRTSSPENAEGIERYLASGLIRGIGPAFAARLVKKFGKDVFTVIAEKPGRLREVAGIGRSRQRAITESFRAQKVVREIMVFLHSHGVSSSRAYRIFKTYGEHAIETVQADPYCLARDIRGIGFKTADAIAARVGVAPSSELRARAGVEFTLQELTHDGHCAYPRGDLAKRASDLLGIPAGLTDAAIAHGIASKRLAEHPGPDGAPLVYLAPLDDAERELAKSLAGLSRRPHPLPPVDSAKAADWVEMKVGLTLSATQRAALAKALTAKVMVITGGPGVGKTTLVDSIVKIFRAKKREVVLCAPTGRAAKRLSETSGLEAKTIHRLLEFDPASLAFKHDAAHPLKGDLFVVDEASMLDVTLCQQLVRAVPPAAALLFVGDVDQLPSVGPGSVLRDVIDSGTVPVLRLTEVFRQAARSAIITNAHRINRGVLPVFPESGVKSETSDFYFVEADEPEEGVARVIQLVTEAIPRRFRLNPREDVQVLCPMQKGELGARNLNVKLQEALNPSGESVDRFGWTFRVGDRVMQTVNDYEKNVFNGDIGRVRSIDAGEQEVTVAFDGRSVAYGFGELDELILAYAATVHKSQGSEYPAVVVPIHSQHYVMLQRNLLYTAVTRARKLVVLVGTKSALAIATNRVSSRRRITTLKERLVEAAARPALF; translated from the coding sequence ATGCGTTCTCCCGAAGGCCAGGCTCCCCCCGCGCCGTCCGACGGCGTCACGGGGCAGGTCGAGCGGGTGACGTTCCACAGCGACGAGTCGGGGTTCTGCGTCGTCAAGGTGAGCGTGCGGGGCCGGAAGGAGCTCTGCACGGTCGTCGGCACGGTGCCGGCCGTGTCGGTCGGGGAATGGCTCTCGGCGACCGGTCAGTGGACGATCGACCCGAGACACGGGCCGCAGTTCAAGGCCGACCAGATCCGGACGTCGTCGCCCGAAAATGCCGAGGGGATCGAGCGCTATCTCGCCTCCGGGCTGATCCGGGGAATCGGTCCGGCGTTCGCTGCGCGGCTGGTGAAGAAATTCGGGAAGGACGTCTTCACCGTCATCGCCGAGAAGCCGGGCCGCCTCCGCGAGGTGGCGGGGATCGGGAGGAGCCGCCAGCGCGCGATCACGGAATCGTTCCGGGCCCAGAAGGTCGTCCGCGAGATCATGGTGTTCCTCCACAGCCACGGCGTCTCCTCGTCGCGGGCCTACCGGATCTTCAAGACGTACGGCGAGCACGCGATCGAAACCGTCCAGGCGGACCCGTATTGCCTCGCACGCGACATCCGCGGAATCGGCTTCAAGACCGCCGACGCGATCGCCGCCCGCGTCGGCGTCGCTCCGAGCTCGGAGCTCCGCGCGCGAGCCGGCGTCGAATTCACTCTCCAGGAGCTGACCCACGACGGACATTGCGCCTATCCCCGGGGAGACCTCGCGAAGCGGGCCTCGGATCTCCTCGGCATTCCGGCCGGGCTCACGGACGCGGCGATCGCGCACGGCATCGCGTCGAAGCGGCTCGCCGAACACCCGGGCCCGGACGGCGCGCCGCTCGTCTACCTCGCCCCGCTCGACGACGCCGAGCGGGAGCTGGCGAAGAGCCTCGCCGGGCTCTCGCGCCGTCCGCACCCGCTCCCGCCGGTCGACTCCGCGAAAGCCGCGGACTGGGTGGAGATGAAGGTCGGGTTGACGCTCTCCGCGACCCAGCGCGCGGCGCTCGCGAAGGCGCTGACCGCGAAGGTGATGGTGATCACCGGGGGGCCGGGAGTCGGTAAGACGACGCTCGTCGACTCGATCGTGAAGATCTTCCGCGCGAAGAAGCGGGAGGTCGTCCTCTGCGCTCCCACGGGCCGGGCGGCGAAGAGGCTCTCGGAGACGTCGGGACTCGAAGCGAAGACGATCCACCGGCTCCTCGAATTCGATCCGGCGTCGTTGGCGTTCAAGCACGATGCGGCCCATCCGTTGAAGGGGGACCTCTTCGTCGTCGACGAGGCGAGCATGCTCGACGTGACGCTCTGCCAGCAGCTCGTGCGCGCGGTTCCGCCGGCGGCGGCCCTCCTCTTCGTGGGCGACGTGGACCAGCTGCCCTCGGTCGGGCCGGGGTCGGTGCTCCGCGACGTCATCGATTCGGGAACGGTTCCCGTCCTGCGCCTGACGGAAGTGTTTCGCCAGGCCGCGCGGAGCGCGATCATCACGAACGCCCACCGGATCAACCGGGGCGTCCTTCCCGTCTTTCCCGAGAGCGGGGTGAAGTCCGAGACGTCCGATTTCTACTTCGTCGAAGCGGACGAACCGGAGGAGGGGGTCGCGCGCGTGATCCAGCTCGTGACCGAGGCCATCCCCCGGCGCTTCCGGCTGAATCCGCGCGAAGACGTGCAGGTGCTCTGCCCGATGCAGAAAGGGGAGCTCGGCGCGCGGAACCTGAACGTGAAGCTGCAGGAGGCCCTGAATCCCTCCGGCGAGTCGGTCGACCGGTTCGGCTGGACGTTCCGGGTGGGCGACCGGGTGATGCAGACCGTCAACGACTACGAGAAGAACGTCTTCAACGGGGACATCGGGCGCGTCCGGTCGATCGATGCGGGCGAGCAGGAGGTCACGGTCGCCTTCGACGGCCGCTCCGTCGCGTACGGCTTCGGCGAGCTCGACGAGCTGATCCTCGCGTACGCCGCGACGGTCCACAAGAGCCAGGGGAGCGAGTACCCGGCGGTCGTGGTGCCGATCCATTCGCAGCACTACGTGATGCTGCAGCGCAACCTCCTCTACACGGCGGTCACCCGCGCGAGGAAGCTCGTCGTCCTGGTCGGAACGAAGAGCGCCCTCGCGATCGCGACGAACCGGGTGTCGTCGCGGCGGCGGATCACGACCCTGAAGGAGCGGCTCGTCGAAGCCGCGGCCCGCCCCGCGCTCTTCTGA
- a CDS encoding VOC family protein encodes MPATKKKTSKKTKSATKTMSAKKKSASRASAARRPKASAAKSGRSSSGFRMTEASPAFTVDDLSRSMGWYRDVLGFAIEEKWERDGVLRGVSLRAGDVSLMLAQDDWQKGRDRRKGEGFRIYFSTAQDVDGLAAGIKARGGTLDSEPADMPWGSRDFSLTDPDGFKLTIGRESAKR; translated from the coding sequence ATGCCAGCGACGAAGAAAAAGACGAGTAAGAAGACGAAGTCGGCCACGAAGACGATGTCCGCGAAGAAGAAGAGCGCATCCCGGGCGAGCGCCGCGCGCCGGCCGAAAGCGTCGGCGGCGAAGAGCGGTCGGAGCTCTTCCGGTTTCCGGATGACGGAAGCCTCGCCGGCCTTCACGGTCGACGACCTCTCGAGGAGCATGGGCTGGTACCGGGACGTCCTCGGATTCGCCATCGAGGAGAAGTGGGAGCGCGACGGCGTGCTCCGCGGAGTGTCCCTGCGGGCGGGAGACGTGTCGCTGATGCTCGCGCAGGACGACTGGCAGAAGGGGCGGGATCGCCGGAAGGGCGAGGGATTCCGGATCTACTTCTCGACGGCGCAGGACGTCGACGGGCTGGCGGCCGGGATCAAGGCGCGGGGAGGCACGCTCGACTCGGAGCCCGCCGACATGCCGTGGGGAAGCCGCGATTTCTCGTTGACCGATCCCGACGGGTTCAAGCTCACGATCGGCCGGGAATCGGCGAAACGCTGA
- a CDS encoding RNA polymerase sigma factor gives MILNTGTARAEEWDDFSDDDVITRVRAGEIDLFEILMRRYNQRLYRLARAVLRSDGEAEDAVQDAWVRVYTHLDQFAGRAAFSTWVSRIVLHESWARARRGRRFPAMEPDSAGETFEMKLPSREPDPEGVAVSGEFRTLLESVIENLPETYRTVFVLREIEQLSTAETAASLEVSEEVVKTRLHRARAALRRELVARAGVGTRQAFPFLGPRCDRMVESVMSRVRNIREARPRAVDPTIE, from the coding sequence ATGATCTTGAACACGGGGACGGCCAGAGCCGAGGAATGGGATGACTTCTCCGACGACGACGTCATCACGAGAGTCCGCGCGGGGGAGATCGATCTCTTCGAGATCCTCATGCGCCGTTACAACCAGCGCCTCTATCGGCTGGCGCGCGCCGTCTTGCGAAGCGACGGCGAGGCCGAAGACGCGGTCCAGGACGCCTGGGTCCGGGTGTACACGCACCTCGACCAGTTCGCCGGGCGCGCGGCTTTTTCGACGTGGGTCTCGCGCATCGTCCTTCACGAGTCGTGGGCGCGCGCGCGGCGCGGACGCCGCTTCCCGGCGATGGAACCGGATTCCGCGGGAGAGACCTTCGAGATGAAGCTGCCCTCCCGCGAACCCGATCCCGAGGGAGTGGCCGTGAGCGGCGAGTTTCGGACGCTTCTCGAGTCCGTGATCGAAAACCTGCCCGAGACCTATCGGACGGTCTTCGTGTTGCGCGAGATCGAACAGCTTTCGACGGCGGAAACGGCGGCGTCCCTGGAAGTGAGCGAGGAAGTCGTCAAGACCCGCCTCCACCGGGCTCGGGCCGCGCTGCGGCGCGAGCTCGTCGCCCGGGCGGGCGTCGGAACGCGGCAAGCCTTCCCGTTCCTCGGGCCCCGCTGCGACCGGATGGTCGAATCGGTGATGAGCCGCGTCCGGAACATCCGAGAGGCGCGCCCCCGCGCCGTCGATCCGACGATCGAATAG
- the fdxH gene encoding formate dehydrogenase subunit beta: protein MSLEIRRSSASVWGSSSGMRTLPAVSKYIDTTTCIGCKACEVACQEWNDLPVVETKQVGTYQTLPTLQAGYWNLIRFNERDVDGGIAWLMRKDQCMHCEEPGCLAACPAPGAIVQYANGIVDVNADRCIGCGYCETGCPFDVPRFHKTTGKMAKCTLCVDRVEVGLEPACIKACPTGCLHFGTKEDMVALGMGRVAQLKANGFAQAALYDPKGVGGTGVVTVLAHGDHPEWYDLPADPHVPILVRLWKSVLRPLGAAAIFGAVIGAFAHFTKYGRKEAEGTDDDDTNLPTV, encoded by the coding sequence ATGAGTCTCGAAATTCGCCGCTCCTCCGCCTCCGTCTGGGGAAGCTCCTCCGGCATGCGGACGCTCCCCGCCGTCTCGAAGTACATCGACACGACCACCTGCATCGGCTGCAAGGCGTGCGAGGTCGCCTGCCAGGAGTGGAACGACCTCCCCGTCGTCGAGACGAAGCAGGTCGGGACGTACCAGACGCTGCCGACGCTCCAGGCCGGCTACTGGAACCTGATCCGCTTCAACGAGCGCGACGTCGACGGCGGGATCGCCTGGCTGATGCGCAAGGACCAGTGCATGCACTGCGAGGAGCCCGGGTGCCTCGCGGCGTGTCCCGCGCCGGGCGCGATCGTCCAGTACGCCAACGGGATCGTCGACGTCAACGCCGACCGGTGCATCGGGTGCGGCTACTGCGAAACGGGATGCCCGTTCGACGTGCCGCGCTTCCACAAGACGACGGGGAAGATGGCCAAGTGCACGCTCTGCGTCGACCGGGTCGAAGTCGGCCTCGAGCCCGCGTGCATCAAGGCCTGCCCGACCGGATGCCTCCATTTCGGAACGAAGGAAGACATGGTCGCGCTCGGGATGGGACGGGTCGCGCAGCTGAAGGCGAACGGCTTCGCGCAGGCGGCGCTCTACGACCCGAAGGGCGTCGGCGGCACGGGAGTCGTGACCGTGCTCGCGCACGGCGACCATCCGGAGTGGTACGACCTTCCCGCGGATCCGCACGTTCCGATCCTCGTCCGACTCTGGAAATCGGTGCTCCGTCCGCTCGGCGCGGCCGCGATCTTCGGCGCCGTGATCGGCGCTTTCGCCCACTTCACGAAGTACGGGCGGAAAGAAGCGGAAGGAACCGACGACGACGACACGAACCTGCCGACCGTATGA